TGATCGCCGCTAAAAAGTCTGCTGTTTACCACACCGCCGATCATGGCCTGAGCCATATTGCCGCATCCAATAAAACCAATTATTTCTTTCATTACTAACCCTCCGTCAGTTCAATTATTTCTAAATTGTAAACCCAAAAACTCAATTACACCTTTATTTTAAACCTCTTTGGCCCTTTATACAAATAAAAAATATGCGCTTTTTACTCATTCTTTCCTTTCCTGTTCACCGTATAATAAAAACCAGCTTATTAAAAACAAGGAGAACAAAACCATGTCTGTTTTACTGAACGCACAAAATCTGACAAAATACTATGATAAAAACCAGCCGCCAGCTCTAGATCACGTCTCATTCAAGGTCGCCTCCGGCGAGTTTCTGGGGATTATGGGCGCCTCGGGCTCTGGAAAAACCACGCTGCTCAATGTCCTTTCCACCATTGATGTCCCCTCCGAGGGGCGTATCACCCTCGGCGGTGTTGATATTCAGGACCTGAAGGACAACGCTGCCGCCGACTTCCGGCGTGACCGACTTGGGTTTATCTTTCAGGAATATTTTCTGCTCGACAGCCTGACTGTGCAGGAAAACATCGCCGTACCGCTGACGCTCATCGGCACTCCAGCCCACAAGGTTGACACAATGGTTCGGAAGCTGGCAGCGCGTTTTGGCATTGCCTCTTTCCTGAACAAGTATCCCGCCCAGCTTTCCGGCGGACAGCGCCAGAGAACTGCCGCCGCAAGGGCTTTGGTTAAGAATCCGGCCATCCTCTTTGCTGACGAGCCCACAGGGGCTCTGGATTCCGCCTCGGCCGCCGCGCTGCTGACAAAGCTCAGCGAAGTAAACGTCGATCTTAAGACCACCATTCTCATGGTGACTCACGACGCCTATGCCGCCAGCTTTGCAAACCGGATCCTTATCTTTAAGGATGGCCGTATCGTCAGGGCATTACACCGCAAGGATCAGACACCTGCCCATTTTCACAGCCAGATTCTTGCCGCTGTCTCAGCCTTAGGACAATAGGAGGCTTTTATGAAACTCTTTTTTCTTGCCTGTAAAAACCTGAAACAAAATTATGGCTTCTATCTGCTGTATTTTCTATCAGTCACCCTCGTTCTCGCTGTCTACAGCTGCTTTAAAGCCTTTTCCATGAATACCTTAATCCTGGAAAAAATATCTGAGGACGGACGGGTCGAGGCCATGACCAGCGTGGTCTCCGTTATTCTCATGGCCTTTGTTCTGTTCTATATGGTCTATTCCAACAGCTTCTTCACAAAGCGGCGCATGGGAGAGCTCGGTGTCTACGCTCTGCTCGGCTTTCGAAAGACCCGAGTCATGGGCCTGCTCTTCTTTGAAAACCTTCTGATCATCTCTGCTGCTCTGCTCTCCGGCCTTTTCATCGGCAGCCTTCTCCACAAGGGTGTGGTTCTTCTGCTTTCCGCCTTTCTGGATTTGAAAATTGATCTGTCGTCCGTTCTGCTTTTTAATCCTGACGCCCTGCTGCAAACCACGCTTTTCATCGCTGCTGTTCTGCTTTTTCTGCTCTTGTCAAACGGCGCCATTTTAAGAAAGGTCCGTATTTTATCAATGGTGAGACTTGAGAAGAAAAGCGAAAAGCCCCTGAAACTGAGCCCCGTATCCGCTGGTATGGGACTGGTATTCCTGGCTTCTGGCTACGGTCTGGCCTTCAATATTACCGCCGGTGTCCGTTCACTCTGGGTAACTGTTGGATTTCTGCCCATGGCAGGGCTGACTTTTCTTCTCGTAACCATCGGAACGGTTTTCTTTATACGCTCCTTTCTGCCCTTTGGCGTCCAGAGTATCCGCCGGTGCGAAAAATGGTTTTACAGACCCGACACCATTGTGGTTTTACCAAAATTTGTGCACCGCATCCGCAGCAACGCGCGTATGCTCATTTTGCTCACCCTGCTCTCCGCCGCCACCCTTGGTATACTGGGCTCCACGCTCTGCACCTACTCCTTTTCAGAGCAGGGGCTTTCCAGAATCACACCCGCTGCCCTTGAGTTTCCCGGAGAAAACCAACAAAAAGTGTCCGAAGCCCTCGATCTCATCCGCCGCTGCCATGCCCAGGAAGATTATCAGGTCATTGAAACCCGTCTGCTCCTCGCCGCCTCCGATTCGCCGGATCTTCCGGATTTTGAGTACGCCCGAAAAAACAACGGCGCACACTTTGCCCTTATGCGTCAGTCCGACTACAACCGCCGTATGACCGCCATGAAAAAACCCGTTATTTTGTCCCTCTCCCAAAATGAAGCGGTCCTCGTCCGCTATCTAAGCGGCAGCGATCCGCTTGCCGGCACCGTCTATGATCTGACCCTGCCAGACGGAGCCACACAGCGCATCCAAATAGATAGAACCACCCTGGAGAATGCCACTGGCTTTGCCAACGAAGGCGTGGGAACGCTCATTGTCTCAGATGCCCTCTACGCCGTTTTGGCTCAGTCAGGCCTAGAAGCGGCCTCTGTTGTCAGTATTTTTGGCGGCAGCCTGTCAGAGGATTCCGCCACCGCCCAAGCTCTTGCGCCGCTTTTCGAGGGTGACTACCGTTTTGCCAGCGCCTGTCTTAAAAAGGATGAATTTTTGATCGCCAGCAGCCCAAACCTGCTTTTAACCGCCTTTGGCGCATTGATATTCTTTATTGCCATGGGCTGTATCCTTTATTTTAAAAGCCTTTCTGACACCCGCTATGACCTGAAGGATTTCGAGATTTTAAAAAAGCTGGGCTATCAAAAAAAGGCGCTGCACCGGATTATCGGAAAACAGAACCTGATTCTTTTCAGCATTCCCTGCGTTCTCGGTGGACTGCACAGCTTTTTTGCCTTGCAGTGCTACAATGCCCTTATGCCGCAAATCATCAGCGGTACAGCCCTTCTGCAGCCTTTTATACTGTCCTATGCGCTGTACCTGCTCGTTTTTGCACTGTACTATATCCTCACACAATTGGCCTGCTGCCACGTCGCAGACAATGCCTGAATTATGCTATAATAAAAAATAGTGGAATGGTTTATGTAGGGGGGGATGCCCACAGCCCGCCGAAACCCGCATGAATACTGTATTACTGCGACTTTTTGCATTCTCATGTGGGTAGCTTCAAAAGGTACTTTGACGCTTTTTTGACGCCCGCACTCCGTGAGGACTTATAAAAAGGATTAAGAAGATATGAGGAAATAGACTCCATTTGGGAGCAAAAAACTGCTTTTCCCCGTGCCACGTTGGAAATTCATTTTCGTTCCTTTCCATTCCCCTTTTTGAAGTTGAAAACTTCCGTAGCAAGCATAGGAAGAGGGTACCCTCTTCCCAAAAATGACTTATTGCGAATGCTCCCAAGCCCTCTTTGCTTTTTACAAATGCCTAGCCGTGAGAATATGCCAAACGAAGTGGAACTTCAGTTGGAAATAATGTACAATAAGAATTCACAGAGGCATTGATACACTGTGCCAGCCGATAGCCTTCAGTTGGAAATAATGTACAATAAGAATGAAAATTCAACAACGTAAGCTTATATTTTGCAAAAGGAGGAAATTATATGTCTGATATATTGTTTAAGACCGACGATTATGTGTTTTCGTATCGAGTAGCTGGCATCTGTATACAAAATGGCAAGGTTCTTCTTCAAAGGCCCACAAACGACAGTGGATTCTCTTTTCCTGGAGGACATGTTGCGTTTGGGGAAACAAATAAAGAAACGCTAATGCGTGAATTCAAAGAGGAAATTGGCGCTGATATTTCAGTTAGTGAATTAAAATGGGTTGGCGAAATTTTCTTTTCATGGGGAGGAAAGCTTTGTCATCAGATTTGCTTATATTATACAGTTGTAATTGAAGATGGAGATACACCAAAAAAAGGCATATTTATGGCACAAGAACAGCTTGAGGGCCGAAATTTTGAGATTGAATTTCACTGGGTTCCGATTGATAAATTAAGTGATATTGAAATATATCCTACAAATGCAAAACAACTCTTGGAAAATCTCGATGACAGTGTTCAACATTTTGTTTATCGAGAATAATGGCGGCCGTTTTGGTGCTGGCAGAGCCAGCCGCCCTTGTTAACGATAAAATGAACGGACTGCGCCCGTGTTGACAAGCCCATCTGTCCCCCGCCTATGTGGTTAATCAAGCGAGCGAAAGCAATGAGTGCTTTCGCTCACTACTAATTACTGGGGTAGCATGTTCCCAAGTAGAGCGTCACAAGTGCAGCATTCATGCAGCCTTGCAGGTGCGAAAATGAGTCGACAAGGGTTTATGTTCCCACACCTCAAAATGCCGTTCTACCGCGTAACAATTCATTTCTATGTTGACGCTTTTTTGACGCCCGCGCTTACAAAGAGAAGAGATAAAGAGATATAAGCGGATTTAAGACAATACGTGAAAGAACCTGTATTCAAGCCATTTTGCGGCGAAACTTATAAACACGTTTAAGAAGTTACGAGGCTATTTTGACTATTCAACCAATAAAAAAAACATCAGAAAGGAGGCTCCCATGAAAAACCACTATCTCAACTCACAGCTGCTGCTTATGATCAACCAACTGCTTCTGACCGTTTTTTTATGCTGGGAGTTCCGGCTTCATCTGGATTTTGGCGCTGATGCGCTGATGCCCATGGCTGTCATTTTTCTGACAGATCTCGGCGCCGTCCTCATCCAGCTTCAAAACTACCGCAGCAATGCCTTTTTAAGGCGCTACACTCTGGTTCTGGTCTTTATCACCTGGTGTATGCTTTTCCTGAGGCTGGAGCTCCGGGTTTTCGCAGACCTCGGCCTCCTGCTCTATGCGCTTCTGCCGCTGGTTCTATCCTGGTTCTTCCTGAATTTTATTTTTCAGGACTCTGCCTACACGGGCAGGCGGCCCATTCTGTATCTTCAGCTGGCACTTGCCCTGCTGACACTGGTAAATCTTCCAAACCCCCGCCTCTTTAATCTGCTTCTGGCTGTTCAGTGGCTGTTCAGCACCGGAGCCTTTGGCACCATTCTTCTGGTTAACAGAAAAAGAAGCCGGTACTTTTTCAGACAGGAGCGCCGCAGTCTGCTGATTTCTATGCTGCTGATCCTCTTTCCCGCGGTTTTTTACAGCCTTGCTTTCAGGCACAGCCCTGTCTTTCTGTCCAACACTGGGCTCTATGTTCTTATAGGCCTGCCGCTTATCAGCGTTCAAAGGATTTTAAAAAACAGCCGGGAGAGCGCCGCCACTGGCCGTCCTCCTGTGGCCTCCTTGTCCCTCCTCGCCCTTGGTGCAGCGGCTGTCCTGTCGCTGCTCGGCTGGTTTTTCTCGCTGCCGCTCATCGCCATTTTTATTTTGCTGCACACAGCCCTTTGCTTTGTCCTGCTCTGTTATTTTTACACCACCTATCAAACGCTGTCGCATTCCGGCAGAAATACCGCCGCGCTTTACAGGGACCCTCTCATCTGGCTTAACCGGGAGGAGCGCCTGAAAAAAGCATTTTCAGACTATCTGCACGACGCAGTCCTTCAGGATCTTTTATCTGTCAAAAACCTGACTGCCAAAGCGGACCGTCCCGAGATCAGAGCCTTGATCACCAGCACCCTGGATCAGCTTAACACCTCGATCCGCAATGAAATGCAGGAGTACTCACCGGCGCTGCTGCGTTCAATGACACTGAAGGAAAACTACGAAAGGCTGCTGGAAGGCATTGCTGAAACCTACCCTTTAAGAAAGGTGCAGGTTCAGCTGGTCTGTCCGGATGACCTCTTTCTCATCGAGCCCTACAACCGCATTGTTTTCCGTCTGATAAAAGAGCTGGTGAACAACGCGTACAAGCACTCTGACGCGGCAGAAATCAGCGTCAGCTTAACACTGAAAGACCGCTGCATCCGCCTGTCTGTCCTCGACAACGGAACCGGCTTCACTGCGCTGCCTGCCGACCTTTTCAACCACAAGGGCCTTGTTTCTGTTTCCGAGACCCTCACCGCGGCCGGCGGCGAGCTGCGAATCACCCCAAACCAGCCCTCCGGCCTCTGCGCCACTGCGCTTCTCCCCGTGAAAGGAGATATTTCCTATGAAAATTTTATTGATTGATGACCACGCCCTTTTTGCCAAAAGCCTTGAAATTGTTTTGGAGGATGCGCCCGAAATCGAGGACTTCACAACGCTTCAGGATCCATCGGAGGCTGCCGCACAGATACGCCGGCTTCAGCCGGACATGCTTCTCCTCGATATCAACCTCGACACGGTCAGCAATGAGGACGGCATCACGCTGGCTTCCAGCCTTAAACAGGAATTTCCCGGCCTGAAGCTTGTATTCTTAACCGGCTATGACCTGCCCGTTTACCGCCACGCCGCCGAAAAGCTGGGCGCCTGCGGTTTTTTAAACAAAAATCTTGATCCTGACAAGCTGCTCGAAAGCCTGATTCAAATTGACAGGGGCGCCCTTGTTTTTCCCAGAACAGCCGAGTACATCGAGGAGCTGACCGCAACAGAAACAAAGATTCTACAGCTTTTGTCTGAGGGGTATAAGCGCAGAGCCATCGCTGACAGGCTTTACTCCAGTGAGCGTACAGTTTCAAACCACATCCAGCATATTTTTGACAAGCTCGGCGTTTCTTCCTCTCTCGAGGCTGTTACAAAAGGCATAAAGCTGGGCTATATCCGCCCCTCTTTCCATAAAAAATAAGCCTGACCCACAACGGGATCAGGCTTATTCTACGCTACATCAGCATAAACATGGCAAAGCTGAACATCTGCTCCTCAAGCCCCTGGAAGGTATCCTCCGCCATGGGAATATCCTCCGCAGCGATGCCGTATTTTTCCATATTTTCGTCTAAATTATTGTAATACTCTGATTGAATATCCATTTCTGCCTCCTAATAAACCGCGTATTCCTTCACAAAGCGCAGCAGCGCCTGATATTTATCAATTTCCACATCACTGACCCTGAGAATGGATTTGTCCAGGCTGAAGATATAACGCCCTCCGGGCGCCAGCACATCAATGATCTCTTTAGCCTTATCCTGAATTTCATCCATTGTTCCTGTTTTCAGCATCGACAGCGGATAGAAGCCGGTCAGTATAAACTTATCTCCCAGCTTTTCCTTAAAGACCTTCGGGTCTCCGAACTCCGCCATCAGCTGACACCCTGCGGGCAGCTCACGAATATAGTCGAGAAAGCGCGTGAAATCATGTTCAAGGAAAATTGAAACGTTCGTATTGGTCTTTACCAGCTCTTCCACGAGCTTTTTAAAGGTTGGCCAGTAAAAGCGCTCAAAATCCTTTTCTTTCATATAGGGCGCCATGTGCAGCGGGATCATACAGCCGCCCGCCTTTTCTGGTGTCCCCTTGGCGCCAGCCTTGATCATCAGCGGCAGGATGGCCTCACAGGCTGCCACCACCTTGTCCGGTACGCGGCGGATATCCATCATCATACCCGTGAAGGATCTCAGCAGGTCCGCTATAAAATCAAAGGGGGCGTCTGTCTGGGCGAAAGGGCCGCCTAGATTTGACTTGCCGTATTTCAGGCACAGCCCGTTTTTCGCTGCCCCTATCTGCCCCATGGTGCTGTAAAAGGTGTGAAAGCCCTTGGCCAGTGCTGACGAGGATAAGGGCCATGGCCTGTCCAGCTCTGTATAAAGTCTGGGAATCACGCAGTCCCACAAAAATTTGTAGGGCTCTGCGATCAGCGCATCGTATTCCTTCGGGTCCATGGCCGCAATCTCAGGGTGCTGTAAAAAGCCATCTGCGCCCATCACAAAGTGCCGCGCCCCCAAAATTTTATAAAAATGTGCAAACCGAACCGCGGTTACGCCGAGATTGTCACTCTCAAAATCCTGGGCGGCCCTCTCCATGGCGCCGATCAGATATTTTACGTCATACTGGTGTTTATTAAGGTCGTATCCGGCGTACTCTAAGGCCGCCGCGCCATCCATGTTCAGATTGATGGGCACCCGCTTTGGTATTTTACCGGCGCGCACGTCCGTATAAAGCTCATTGCGCTCTTCTGTCATTTTCTGTAAATTACTCTCCATTTGTCTCCCTCTGTTCCACCTGGAATTATTTTTTCCGGCTCATAATTGTTTCACGCATTTCCGGCAGCTCTTTTTCATTGATATTGTAGAAAAACAAGAACACAATACCAACCAGGAGTAAACCTGCCGGCAGCAGCATTGAAATCATGTTAATGCCGCTTACCACCTGAGTCGTTGGTTCAACCCCGGCCTGGAATCCTGTTGACGCCAGCCCAAAGGCCGCAATACTGGTCGAAAAGACCGCAGCGACCTTAATGGACAGCTGGAATACACTGAAAATAGCCGCCCTGGCATTCTTGCCGGTTCTGTATTCGCCGAAATCCACAATGTCCGCATACATGGCAGTATTCACAACATTCCCAAGGGAGTAGCCAAGGTACCCGATGGATGCCAGCACGGTCACCAGTGTCGGATTCCCGCTGTTTAAGAACATCAGCACAAAGCACACGGCCATCACGGCATTACCACACATATAGGTTGTTCTCTTGCTGAGCTTTTTGGTGATAAACGGTACCAGTGTCGCCCCAATAAACAAAAGAATATTGACGGAACCGAAGAACACCGCGACCTTGGCCGGGTCATTGACCACATATTTAAAGAAATACGGGAACATTGAAAATACCAAAAGACTGGCCAGAATCCGGGTAACATCGGTCAGGAAAAGGAGCAATAGCGGCCGTGTTGTCACGATCTGCCTGAGCATATCCCTTACGGAAGGCCCGTTATTCTTTGCATCCTTGATTTCTTCCTTGCTGCTCATCACCTTACGGTCCTTGGTTGCAAAGAAAAGGGTCAGATAGGTAAAGACGATCATCAGCCCCACCAAAACAGCTGTCACCAAGAAACCCTGTTCCGTATAAGCGTCCGCGCCGCCGAAGAAGTAAATCATCGGGATCAGTGTCCAGCCGGCAATAATTTTACCGATGGCAGCCCCCTGGCCGCGGAAGGTAGAAAGCTGTACCTTTTCCTTTGGATCGTCGGTCAGCGATGAGTTCATGGACGTATAGCCAATGTAAGCCACATTTGTTGAGATGCAGAACACAGCATAGACGACTGCGCCTACCGCAATCAGTGCTACCTGGGGCAAAAAGCTCAGATTCACAAATAAAATCGCGTTGGTGATAAAAATACAAATCGCACCGATAAACAGCCATGATCGGTACTTGCCCCATGGCAGATGGCTTTTTTCGATAAAAGGTCCCAAAATCGGAACACTGATGGTGTCGATAATCCGCCCTACGGTCATAATAATCCCTGCCGTTACCGCTGAAATACCCGCGACGTCGGTAAAAAAGATCAGCAGATAGGAATTTGACAAGGTTACCATCATCTGGAATCCAACATCCGCAAAGCCATAGGAAAATTTCACAAAATTACTCAGTTTTCCTCTCGTATCATTCATTATTTTTTCTCTCCCTCTCTCCCATTTTCTTTCATATCAGCAGCTTGATGATAAATCCAAACAGTTTTTCCTGTGTTGCCTGCCAGTAGGACTCCAGGTAAGCGTTGTCCTCATAATCCAGACCGTTGGCCTCACAATACTCTTCCCAGCTCGCCAGATAATTTACTTCCTGATTCATAATTGACCTCCTAGTATTTTCCATAATCTTCCACAAAATCGTACAACGCCTTAACATTTTCAGGGGTTCCGTCGTTGGGATAGGTAATGCCCTTGGAAACCGTGAAAATATAGCCGCCACCCGGCGCCAGAATATCCATCTGCTTTTTGGCTTCATCAATGACTGCCTGCCGTGTTCCGTACTGCAGCAATGATACATCGTAGCCGCCGGTAATGCACATGACCTTACCCAGCTTGTCCTTGGCCAGCTGATGGTCCATGTATTCAAAAACGCCAAGTATACGGCCTTTTGGTAAGTCCTGAAGATAGTCATAGTAGCGCGTCCAGTCCCCTTCAAAATAAATGCGCATATACTGTCCTCTTACGGCCATTCGTTCCACCAGCGTTTTAAAGCTTGGCCACCACAGCTTCGCGAAGTCCTTTTCCCGCATAAATACCGGCATATGGAGCGGCATACTGATCAGCTTGCCTGGCACTGCCGGAAGCTGCGCTGCCAGGCGGTCCATCAGCGGCATAACCGCCTCGGCGGCTGCCGCCACCTTTTCTGGCTGTCTCCGGATATCCATGGTCATGGCCGAAAAGCCGCGGATCATATCTGCGATATAGTCCATCGGCGCCTCGACAAGGCCGCCGCCTGTCAGTGGCAGTCCATATTTTTGGCTCACCCGGGCCGCCTCCATCAAAATCGGCGTGTTCATATCATTCTGAATATTCATGGCCCGTACCAGTGAAAGACCACCGCCGCCGTTATCCGGATCTAAAGCTTTGTAAACTCTTGGCAGAATCTTGTCGACAATACATTTAAAAGGATCTGCGATCAGCGCATCATATTCCTCTGCTTTCATGCAGCAGACCTCCGGATGCTGCATAATGCCTGTTTTCCCCTCACTGAAGCTCTGTGATTGTAAAGATTTGTAAAATAAAGGATTTCTTGAAAACAAAAACGGTGCCGTATCTGTGGCAAAATCCTGGGCCAGCTTTTCCATGGCCTCCCCCATGATCTGAGGATTAACCGTAGATCCCTTAATCGGATAACCCGCGTAAACAATGGCCCAATACTCTCCAAACCGCGTCTCATGAGGTACTCTGTCTGGCTGCTCGAGCTTCACAGCCTGGATATAACGCTGTTCTCTTTCCTCATACAACTTCATTACGTTCGCATCACTCATAATTTCCCCTCCATATTTTTGAATATAAAATAATATATTCAATTTTATATTCAACATGATACATCGTAACCGTTTTTTTGTCAAGCGTTTTATCTTAAATTTATTTTTTTTACAAAATAACATTTTCAACCTTTAAATCGTGCGGTTTGTAAACAATTATGTTATAATAGTTAAAATAGTTTAAAATCGAGGATACTATGGCACAATATAAAAATGGCATTGAAACAAAAAAAAGAATTTTACAAACTGCAAAGGAGCTTTTTTATGAGCATGGTTACCGCCAGACAACCATTGCAATGATCGCTGAAAAGGCGGAAATACCCGTCGGGCTGGTCAATTATTATTACAAAAAAGAAGCTCTGGTTGGCAATATCTATCACGAATTTATCCTTGCGATCAATGAAATGGTTGAGGCGCAGCTCTCTGAGCAGCTGGAAAACCATCTTCAAAAGCATATTTTGTTCAATCATATTTTTTATATCAAAATTTTTGAAGACTCAGCCAGCAAAAGCCTCTACGAGCTCCTTCTGACCAAGGATCTGGTCTTAAAAGAGACTCATCAGTATGTGCGGGAGTCCATGATGGCCGTTATTTCAGAATTTAACCTGCACATCCAGAAGGAAGTTTTTCAGAAGCTGATGATTGCTGAATACGGCGCGAGAAAATACCTTTTAAAAGACTGCTTTGAAACGCTGGACCCTTCAAAATCAAAGAATTTTATCAACTTTCTGGCAACCATCACGGTGCGGTTGGCCGGTGTTGACACAAATATTATTGAAAAGAATTTAAAAAAAGCGGACAGACTTCTCAAACTTCTCGATACATCTGACATCAGCTTTTTAGTTAACCAAGACTGCTAATTGATATTAAGGACATTTATCATGAAATCTATGCTATGCCAATTTAAAAAAGTTCAGACAAAACCCCTTCCTCATATTCTTAAAGTGATGAACATCAGCGAAAAAAAGCTTTTTGAACTCTTTGAAATGTGGATTAATCAGGGAAACATCACACCTGTTCATCCGGTTTTTAAAGAGCTCAAGAAAAGGCGCGACGCCGAAATCAAGAGAAAACGCCAGGAAAAACAGGAGCTTGAGCTTTTAAAGTACAAGGAGCTGCGCCAGCGGAAATACTCAAACAAACAAATCGCGAGAGAAATGCACTACCCCTATGACAAGCTCAATTCCTTTTTGAAAAAATGGTACAATACTCTCCGGCGCCAAGGTCTCAGCAACGAGGCCATCGCCATAGAATTAAACGCCAGCAAAGCTGAGCTGAAGCCCATTATCCTGGCCTATGAAGAACGTCAGCGCATGCATGAGGAAATGCGCAAGCGCCGTATTGCGGAAAACAAACGCTATGCCCGAACCCATCTCAAGCGTATCCGCGAAGACCTGAAAGGACCCTCCGAATACTTTATTTTTGATACTGAGGCTGTCCAGTGCCCGGATGAGCTCATCGAGATTGCCGTCATTGACTGTAAAGGCGCCACGGTGTATAACAGCCTGGTAAAGCCCAGCCATAAAATCAACTGGCGCATCAGCTCGCTTACCGGTATCACCAACCAGATGGTGATGGACAAACCCTCCATTCATCAGGTTATGCGCGACCTGCACGACCTTATTGCCGGAAAAACACTCATGTCCTGGGGCATTGACTATGACTCTATCCTGCTGAAAAAATCCACTGACTTCACCGGTATCGACCTTGACTGCAAATTCTGCTGCGCCCAAAAAATTCATATGGGGCTGGTGGAAGACATCAATCAAATCGCGCTCCAAAGGGCAGCTGACTGTGATATGCAGAACCACCGCGCGCTGGACGACTGCAAGCTTGTACTGGATGTGCTCAGAAAAGATATCGACATAATTGACAGCAAGTCACCTAACTTCAAGCCGCGCACCGCTTCCGAAAGCAACAGCGCCAGCACGATCTTTGTTCCGAGACCGGAACCACTGGCTGCAACTACCTAGAGAAAGGAACCGATTCATGGACAACACAGAAAAACTGGCCTACGCCTACCCCGCTGTTTTTACACTTAAGAGTGAAAATGAGATCACCTTTGGTTTTCCAGACCTTGACGTTAAGGATATTCCCATAAAGGCCGGGGATCTCCCAAACGCT
This portion of the Eubacterium sp. 1001713B170207_170306_E7 genome encodes:
- a CDS encoding uroporphyrinogen decarboxylase family protein, which gives rise to MSDANVMKLYEEREQRYIQAVKLEQPDRVPHETRFGEYWAIVYAGYPIKGSTVNPQIMGEAMEKLAQDFATDTAPFLFSRNPLFYKSLQSQSFSEGKTGIMQHPEVCCMKAEEYDALIADPFKCIVDKILPRVYKALDPDNGGGGLSLVRAMNIQNDMNTPILMEAARVSQKYGLPLTGGGLVEAPMDYIADMIRGFSAMTMDIRRQPEKVAAAAEAVMPLMDRLAAQLPAVPGKLISMPLHMPVFMREKDFAKLWWPSFKTLVERMAVRGQYMRIYFEGDWTRYYDYLQDLPKGRILGVFEYMDHQLAKDKLGKVMCITGGYDVSLLQYGTRQAVIDEAKKQMDILAPGGGYIFTVSKGITYPNDGTPENVKALYDFVEDYGKY
- a CDS encoding TetR/AcrR family transcriptional regulator, producing MAQYKNGIETKKRILQTAKELFYEHGYRQTTIAMIAEKAEIPVGLVNYYYKKEALVGNIYHEFILAINEMVEAQLSEQLENHLQKHILFNHIFYIKIFEDSASKSLYELLLTKDLVLKETHQYVRESMMAVISEFNLHIQKEVFQKLMIAEYGARKYLLKDCFETLDPSKSKNFINFLATITVRLAGVDTNIIEKNLKKADRLLKLLDTSDISFLVNQDC
- a CDS encoding 3'-5' exonuclease, with amino-acid sequence MKSMLCQFKKVQTKPLPHILKVMNISEKKLFELFEMWINQGNITPVHPVFKELKKRRDAEIKRKRQEKQELELLKYKELRQRKYSNKQIAREMHYPYDKLNSFLKKWYNTLRRQGLSNEAIAIELNASKAELKPIILAYEERQRMHEEMRKRRIAENKRYARTHLKRIREDLKGPSEYFIFDTEAVQCPDELIEIAVIDCKGATVYNSLVKPSHKINWRISSLTGITNQMVMDKPSIHQVMRDLHDLIAGKTLMSWGIDYDSILLKKSTDFTGIDLDCKFCCAQKIHMGLVEDINQIALQRAADCDMQNHRALDDCKLVLDVLRKDIDIIDSKSPNFKPRTASESNSASTIFVPRPEPLAATT